The Mangrovibacillus cuniculi sequence TAAGAGGTACTCTCAAACCAGCTTCTTGTAAAACATTCTTCGCTTCCACGTAGGAACGGCCTGTCGCAACCACTACGTGAACACCTTTTTCGATAGCATTCAATAAAGCCAAGCGATTTTGTTCTGTAATCTCTTGATGTTGATTCAATAAAGTTCCGTCCATATCTGTTGCTATACACATTACCATGTCAAATCGCCCCTTTATGATAGTAGTATCTGTATTGTACCACGATGATCTCTTACACTAACAGTTTTGGCTCTGCGTAATTCTATTCAAGGATATTATTTTCACGATACTTCCTGTCTTTCCTTTCAAACAAAAGTGTAAAGCGCTTACAAGGTAATGATACTTGTGATACAATAGTTTTCGGAATGTTTCGTCTATATAGAGATTAGTGAAACCAGTAGATTTATTCACATTATTGTATTAAAATAAGACGAGTTTTTATTTTTATACAATAATGTGTTATATATATACATTCATTAAAGGAGGAACGATTATGAAATCTACAAAAGGATTAAGCCTATTTATTATCCCTTCCCTGATAGGAATCATCCTATTTATGATTCCTCTACCTTATGACGGAGGATTTACCATACCAGTAGCTATTCTGTCCAATGAATTAGGGGCATTACTGGGTAACTCTGTACCTACTATCATGACTTGGTTAATCATTATTACAGCTATCTTAACCATCGTTTTTACGATTAAAGTAAAAGCAGACCCTAATGCTTTTGAACAATACCCATTCTTTAAAGGGCTATTTGCCGTAAACCTTGTTTGGGTCATTACTCGTATCATTGGAGCAATATTTGCTGCGATGACACTTTGGCAAATTGGACCTAAAGAAATTACAGGGGAGTACACGGGCGGATTACTCCTTTATGAATTGCTACCTATTCTATTCACAGTCTTTTTATTTGCCGGCCTATTTTTACCGCTTCTATTAAATTTCGGGTTATTAGAATTATTCGGTACACTTTTATCTAAATTTATGAGACCCATCTTTAAACTACCGGGTCGTTCATCCATTGATGCCTTAGCTTCTTGGTTAGGAGACGGCACTATTGGCGTTTTATTAACTAGTAAACAATACCAAGAAGGATTTTATACAAAAAGAGAAGCTGCTGTCATTGGGACAACTTTCTCTGTTGTATCTATTACATTCACTATCGTTATCTTAGAAAAAGTTGAACTATCTAGTTACTTCTTTTCCTTCTATGGAACCATCGTTTTAGCTGGAGTTGTTGCAGCCATAATAATGCCGCGCATTCCTCCTTTATCTACAAAAGCAAACACGTATGTAACAGAAGTAGATTCAGATGGAAAGGAAGAAGATATTCCAGAAGGCAAAGGTCGTTTTGCACATGGAATCGAATTAGCTGTTGAACGTGCAGAGAAAAACACGAGTGTACGTGAGTTCTTGAAAGACGGCGGAAAAAATATTCTAGACATGTGGATGGGTGTTGCACCAGTCGTAATGGCCTTTGGTACCATTGCCGTCGTTATTGCGGAAACAACGCCTGTTTTCACTTACTTAGGAATGCCATTCGTTCCTCTATTAGAACTTCTGCAAGTTCCAGAAGCTAATAAGGCTGCTGAGACCGTTGTGATCGGTTTTGCAGATATGTTCCTACCGGCAATCTTAATTTCGGAAGTACAGTCAGAGCTAACTAGGTTTATCGTTGCAGCATTGTCCGTTACGCAGTTAATTTACATGTCAGAGGTTGGTGGGCTATTACTAGGGTCAAAAATTCCTGTGAATTTTAAAGACTTAGTATTAATTTTCTTACTTCGCACATTAATTACGTTGCCAATTATCGTGGGTATGGCTCATTTAATTTTCTAATAAAAAGGGTGCAGAGTTTATAAATTTACTCTGCACCCTCTTTATATTATGCAACGTTTTCCTCATAAATCGGTAACGTTACCTTCACTACAGTTCCCACAGACTCTTCACTGGTAATTTCTAATGTACCCTTATGTTCCTGAACCATTTTTGTAGTCAGCGTAAGGCCTAATCCAAGACCTTTCTCTTTTAGCGTAAAGAATGGTTGTCCAATGTGCTTTAATCGTTCTTTGGAGATTCCAATCCCTGTGTCTTTAATTGATAGAATAATAGAGCTATCTACAACTTGGCAACTTATAAAAACATAACCACCAGCAGGCATTGCTTCAATAGCATTCTTTATAATATTGATAAAAATCTGGATCAGTTGCTGTCGATCTCCCATCACTTCCACTTGTGGCCAAGTTGGTTCCCAATCTAGAACTACACTTTCTTTTGTCGCCTCTGGCTGTAGTAGAGATGTTACATAATCGAGAGCTTCTATTATGTTACACGGTGTTTTGGTTTTTGCTTGTGGTTTTGCTAAACTCAACCATTCACTGGACATAATATGTATTCGATCTAGTTCTACCTTCATTACCTGTGTATAATATTTATCCACCGTTCCACTTTCACTAATTAATTGGACGAAACCTTGAAGAGTGGTAATCGGATTTTTTACTTCATGTGCGATTCCAGCAGCTAATTCACCTATGACCCCTAGCTTTTCTCTTTGAAGAACAATAGCTTCTGTCTCTTTTAATTGAGATATATCGCGACCAATTGTCACTAAAGCTTTCCTGCTCCCATCTGGGTGAAACAAAGGAATCTTTATCACATCAAACGTTTTAAATTCTCCTGATGGAATATAGAAAGCTTCGTCTCCTCGAGTGTTTTCACCCACTTCCCAGGATTTTTGATCAGAGTCTCTACAGTATTCAAACGACTCTTTAAAAAACGGAATAAGTTCACCTAGTTCTGTATCTGTTTTCCCAATGTAATTGATTTCTTGCATACAGTATAAACGTTTACCAAATTCATTTACGTATAACCATCTTCCGTCTCCATCCTTATAACAGACAAAATCAGGCATCGACTCTAGCATATGAGAGTAAAGCGTTTCCGTTATGGTTACCCCAGTTTTAACAGAAGTAGTCTCCCTTATCGTCTTTACACTAAAAAAAATCAAACCGATTAGTAAAGCTATTTGGGCCCACAATTCTTCTAATAAAATAATTCCAATAATAAAAGGTATGTATATAGTTGAACGATAGAGCCATGTCTTCATCTAACATAACCCGCCTTTTCTTAGGTAGTACTTTTATTTTACTAAATTTACACTCTTTTTCCTATTAAAAGAAGAAAGTTTCTAGTATTGGAAAAAATTAAGCACAAGCTCTTTTCTTTTTCATAAAGTATGTTATTATAGTTGTAACAAAACGTTCACATTTTATATGTTTTTTAGACAAATTTGAAACCGCTATCATTAACAGGAGGGAAAAATTATGGATGTATTTGTACTATATTTATGTATCGCAACAGCAACACCACTTTTCATGTGGAAGGAGCATCGTAAAATGGCAATCATCCATATCCCGTTTATTATCGGTTTATGGGTAGGATTTGGTTACTATCTAGCAAGTGAACAAATAACGCTGATGGGTCATATCGGTGTTTGGTCCATGATTTTAATAAACTTTATTTTTGCACACGTTGCGGCTTATGTCTTATACGCAAGCCCGTTCTTAAAGAAAATGAAACGTTCTACTCAACGATAAAATACAAAAAGCAGCCTGTGGAGGGCTGCTTTTTTGTTTCGTCTATATTTGTGGACAAAGTGTTGATAACTGAATTGTTCCATACCTTTTCAACAACTTATTAAGGAGATAAATTTAAACCTACTTGTTGTACACAGTTTTTTTGATTTTGTTAACTTTTTTGTGTTGATTTGTTTTTCTCTTGGCGATTTTGCAGTTTGTCGGCTACTGCTCCTTGCTCTCATGGCGACTTAACCACTTTGTCGCCTCCTTCCCCTCGATCGCATGGCGACTTTAGCGGTTTGTCGCCTTACTATCCTCGCTCACATGGCGACTTTGACGCTTTGCCGCCTTCCTTTCCCCACTCTCATGGCGGCTTTGACGCTTTGCCGCCTTTTTCCCTCTCTTTCACAGCGGCTTAACCGCTTACGCCGCCTCTTTT is a genomic window containing:
- a CDS encoding YjiH family protein; the protein is MKSTKGLSLFIIPSLIGIILFMIPLPYDGGFTIPVAILSNELGALLGNSVPTIMTWLIIITAILTIVFTIKVKADPNAFEQYPFFKGLFAVNLVWVITRIIGAIFAAMTLWQIGPKEITGEYTGGLLLYELLPILFTVFLFAGLFLPLLLNFGLLELFGTLLSKFMRPIFKLPGRSSIDALASWLGDGTIGVLLTSKQYQEGFYTKREAAVIGTTFSVVSITFTIVILEKVELSSYFFSFYGTIVLAGVVAAIIMPRIPPLSTKANTYVTEVDSDGKEEDIPEGKGRFAHGIELAVERAEKNTSVREFLKDGGKNILDMWMGVAPVVMAFGTIAVVIAETTPVFTYLGMPFVPLLELLQVPEANKAAETVVIGFADMFLPAILISEVQSELTRFIVAALSVTQLIYMSEVGGLLLGSKIPVNFKDLVLIFLLRTLITLPIIVGMAHLIF
- a CDS encoding spore morphogenesis/germination protein YwcE encodes the protein MDVFVLYLCIATATPLFMWKEHRKMAIIHIPFIIGLWVGFGYYLASEQITLMGHIGVWSMILINFIFAHVAAYVLYASPFLKKMKRSTQR
- a CDS encoding ATP-binding protein, coding for MKTWLYRSTIYIPFIIGIILLEELWAQIALLIGLIFFSVKTIRETTSVKTGVTITETLYSHMLESMPDFVCYKDGDGRWLYVNEFGKRLYCMQEINYIGKTDTELGELIPFFKESFEYCRDSDQKSWEVGENTRGDEAFYIPSGEFKTFDVIKIPLFHPDGSRKALVTIGRDISQLKETEAIVLQREKLGVIGELAAGIAHEVKNPITTLQGFVQLISESGTVDKYYTQVMKVELDRIHIMSSEWLSLAKPQAKTKTPCNIIEALDYVTSLLQPEATKESVVLDWEPTWPQVEVMGDRQQLIQIFINIIKNAIEAMPAGGYVFISCQVVDSSIILSIKDTGIGISKERLKHIGQPFFTLKEKGLGLGLTLTTKMVQEHKGTLEITSEESVGTVVKVTLPIYEENVA